GAGAGGCAAAGGCATGTAACTTTTCTGAATGAGATGAACCTTGTTGCGCTGCTTCAGCGAATTCACCGACGACAACTAGATGCTCTAAAGGTAACGATGCCAAGTCTCGGCCGAGATCATGATGCTCTTGCCAGCTACTGTCACCGAGCTCCCCAATATCGCCCATCACCATGACTTTTAAGCCTTGCTGCTGCAACAAAACCTCTGCTGCTGCGCGCATTGAAGTTGGGTTGGCATTATAGGTATCATCAATAAACAGGTGATTGTGATGTTGAATAAAGTTTAATCGACCTTTGGCCCCTTGCGCTCGCTCCAGACCATGCACGATATCATCCAAAGCAATACCAAGCGCGAGTGCAAATGCAGTCGCTGCAGTGGCATTCTGGACATTATGTGCACCTGCAAATGGTAAATTTACCGCACGATTGCCTTGTGGGGTGTGTAAATTAAATTGTGCTGATTGAGGATGTAATTGCACATCTGTCGTAAAGACATCCCCCCCCTCACCAAAACTCAGCATTGAATGTGTTTGCGCATTCTCACGGATCGTTTCAGAAAAATCATCCTGCGCAGGGACAATTGCAGTGCCTTGAGGCAGAATATGCGCATAGATTTCTGATTTAGCGCGGCAAATGCCCTCGCGTCCACCAAACTCACCCAGATGTGCGGTACCGATATTCAAAATGCCTGCCACATGCGGCTGCACCAAATTCGAGGTGTAATCAATTTCACCTTGATGGCTCGCCCCTAACTCCATCACAGCATATTGATGTTCAGGACGTAGCTCAAGCAACATCATCGGCACGCCCAAATCATTATTCAGGTTGCCGCGGGTAATTAAGGTCGGTGCCAAACCAGATAAAATACTACCCAACATTTCTTTGGTGGTGGTTTTGCCACTACTGCCTGTCAAAGCAATCACTTTGAGTTGTGAATTCTGTTGACGGCGATAAGCACCGAGCTGCCCCAACGCCAGACGGGTATCTTTTACGATCAACTGTGCAATATCCGCATCAACAGGATGTTCGACAATGGCAATTTGACAACCTTGCTTCGCGACTTGCGCGACAAAATTATGCGCATCAAAACGCTCACCTTTTAAGGCAAGAAAAGCATCTCCTGCTTCGGCATGACGTGAGTCGGTTAAAATACGTTTAATTTCACCTTGTGGAATATTGTGCTGAAACCACTCGCCTTGGGTCGCTTGTTGTAATTGTTCTGCGGTCCAAGCTTGTAATGGAACGGTACTGGTGGTTGAAGTATGCATATGCTTTATTTACCTTTTAAGCTTATTGTGCAGAATATGCTGAATCGACAGAATGTGGCTGTGCAGCAATCGCAGACTGCACCTCAACCACATCATCAAACCAGTGACGAACACCATCAATCTCTTGATAGTTTTCATGTCCCTTACCTGCAATCACCACAATATCACCCGCTTGAGCTTGTGCGACCACAAATTTAATCGCTTCACGACGATCATGGATTTCATGCATCCCATGTTCCGCAAAGTGAATCCCGTGTTTCATGTCTGCAAAAATCTGTTCAGGATTTTCAGTGCGTGGATTGTCTGAGGTGAGAATCACAGGATTGGCATGATCAAGTGCAGCCTGCGTCATCAATGGACGCTTGCCACGATCACGGTCTCCACCACAACCAAATACCGCCCACAGCTGCCCCGTGACATGACGCTTTAATGTCGTCAATACCTGAATCAAGGCATCAGGTGTATGTGCATAATCCACCACAAATAGACGCTCCGCATCTTGGATGACTTGCATACGACCCGGTGCACCTTGCAGTTGAGGTACAAACTGGACTAAATCAGCCAAGCTAAAACCGGCAAATTCAGCCGCAATCAAACTTGCCAATAAATTCTCAACATTAAAATGACCAAGCAATGGACTTTGTACTGTGTATGAACCTGTCGGGCTGATCAGGCTAAAACTTGCCCCACTCAGGCGATACTGTAAATCGGCAATATGATAATCCGCCGTCGCTTGGGTTAAGGAATAAGTCAAAATTTGAGGTTGTGCTGGGTTCGCCTTTGCAGCATCCAACATCAGTTGTGCATGCGCATCATCTAGATTAATGACAACCGCTTTTAATGTCGTAAATTTAAACAATAGGGCTTTTGCTTCTGCATAAGCCTCCAAAGTCCCGTGATAATCCAGATGATCACGACTTAAATTACTATATACCGCAATTTCAAGCTCACAACCGTTCAAACGGCCTTGTTCTAAACCATGGGAGCTGGCTTCCAGTGCGACAAAGCCCGCGCCCTGTTTAGCATAGCCATGTAAGGCTTGTTGTAATTGTAAAGCGTCCAAAGTGGTATGTGTTGATGGGGTTAAATTTGGCAGAATCCCATTACCCGTGGTTCCCATCACCGCACAGCCCTTGCCTTGTGAACTGACCAATTCTGCAATCAGACGGGAAATCGTGGTTTTACCATTGGTTCCCGTGACCGCGATTCCGCGCAAGGGCTGTACCGGATCAACTGCCTGCAAATATTGCTTTTGCCATTCGCCCATCAAATAACGCACATCTGGACAGACCCATTCATTCTCAAAACCCAAAGCAGTCTCGCTAATGATCGCCAATGCCCCAGCATCTATGGCATTCTGGGCAAACTGACGCGTTTTTTCAGGCTGGCTATAACTGCTCAGTGCAATAAAAATTTGCCCTTGCTCAACCTTACGACTGTCTAGACAAAAGCCCTGAAAAGGCTGTGTATACCAAGCCGCATCGATGTTGATCGGATGTATCTGTTGAAAACGAATCGACATAATCTACCTACGGATTGGATTTTATAGAAGTATCAAGTGGCTTATCTAAAGGCACATTCAGTAAACGTAAGGACTCTTGCATAATACGTGCAAATACGGGTGCTGCAACCAAGCCACCGTAGTAGCGACCTTGTGGGTTTTCAACCACCACAATCATCGCTAAACGAGGATCGCTAATGGGTGCGACCCCTGCAAACAGTGCACGATATTCGCTGTTTGAATAGCCTTTACGGTCTGCACGCAACTTATGGGCTGTCCCTGTTTTACCGCCGACACGATAACCTGGAATTACCGCCTGTTTCGCGGTTCCGCCTGGCATGGTCACTTGTTCAAGCATCGTGAGGACTTGATCCGCAATTTTAGGGGCCAAAACTTGCGTACCTTCAGGGGCTTTGTCTAACTTACGCAAGCTCAATGGCATTTGCACACCATGATTGGCCAACATGGCATAGCCTTGTGCAACCTGCAAAATCGTTGCATTCAAACCATAACCATAGGCCATAGTCCCTAACTGAGATGGATTGAGCTTATCGCCTGAATAGAGCAGGCCTGCACTTTCACCCGGGAACTTCACCGCCGAACGATGACCAAAGCCCGCACGTCTAAAGAACGAAGGTACGGTATCCTTTGGTAGAGATAGGGCGATTTTAGCCGAACCCACGTTCGAAGATTTAATAATCACGCCTGAAACGGTTAAAGCACCATAGTTATGTGTATCACGAATGGTATGCCAACCTAAACGCATTGAACCCGGTGACGTGTTGACGATGCTATTTGGGGTATATTTACCACTTTCCAAAGCTGCAGCCACGGTAAAGGGTTTCATGGTTGAACCTGGCTCAAACATATCAATTGCGCCACGGTTACGCATCGCATCTTTATTGCTGAGACCATTTTTATCGTTCGGGTTA
This genomic stretch from Acinetobacter sp. C32I harbors:
- the murF gene encoding UDP-N-acetylmuramoyl-tripeptide--D-alanyl-D-alanine ligase, with translation MHTSTTSTVPLQAWTAEQLQQATQGEWFQHNIPQGEIKRILTDSRHAEAGDAFLALKGERFDAHNFVAQVAKQGCQIAIVEHPVDADIAQLIVKDTRLALGQLGAYRRQQNSQLKVIALTGSSGKTTTKEMLGSILSGLAPTLITRGNLNNDLGVPMMLLELRPEHQYAVMELGASHQGEIDYTSNLVQPHVAGILNIGTAHLGEFGGREGICRAKSEIYAHILPQGTAIVPAQDDFSETIRENAQTHSMLSFGEGGDVFTTDVQLHPQSAQFNLHTPQGNRAVNLPFAGAHNVQNATAATAFALALGIALDDIVHGLERAQGAKGRLNFIQHHNHLFIDDTYNANPTSMRAAAEVLLQQQGLKVMVMGDIGELGDSSWQEHHDLGRDLASLPLEHLVVVGEFAEAAQQGSSHSEKLHAFASQTEALPFLINLVQTHQPQSMSFLFKGSRYTHMETLMADLMEKI
- a CDS encoding UDP-N-acetylmuramoyl-L-alanyl-D-glutamate--2,6-diaminopimelate ligase encodes the protein MSIRFQQIHPINIDAAWYTQPFQGFCLDSRKVEQGQIFIALSSYSQPEKTRQFAQNAIDAGALAIISETALGFENEWVCPDVRYLMGEWQKQYLQAVDPVQPLRGIAVTGTNGKTTISRLIAELVSSQGKGCAVMGTTGNGILPNLTPSTHTTLDALQLQQALHGYAKQGAGFVALEASSHGLEQGRLNGCELEIAVYSNLSRDHLDYHGTLEAYAEAKALLFKFTTLKAVVINLDDAHAQLMLDAAKANPAQPQILTYSLTQATADYHIADLQYRLSGASFSLISPTGSYTVQSPLLGHFNVENLLASLIAAEFAGFSLADLVQFVPQLQGAPGRMQVIQDAERLFVVDYAHTPDALIQVLTTLKRHVTGQLWAVFGCGGDRDRGKRPLMTQAALDHANPVILTSDNPRTENPEQIFADMKHGIHFAEHGMHEIHDRREAIKFVVAQAQAGDIVVIAGKGHENYQEIDGVRHWFDDVVEVQSAIAAQPHSVDSAYSAQ